In Roseovarius sp. M141, the sequence TGGGTGCGACGATGGCGGGAGATATGGGCAAAAGTTGGTGACGCTTGATCAGGCGGCAGCTTGAAGTTGGCGGATCCCATCGCGGAACTCAATCCCCTGGATGATCTCGGGCATGCGGTTTTGACCGTCGAGCTTGCGCCACTTCTTCTGCGCCGACATCATCAGCTTGAAGGCCATGGCCAGACCGGTCTTGCGGCTGAGGCACCCCTTGGTTCGTTTGGTGCGATGCCGGACGGTGGCAAAGGTGCTTTCGATCGGGTTTGACGTCCGGATGTGTTTCCAGTGTTCCGCCGGATAATCGTAGAAGGTCAGTAACGCGTCCCTGTCTTTAACCAGCTTGGCCACCGCCTTATCCCATTTCACTCCGTAGTTTTCGACGAAGAAATCAAAGGCGAGGTTGGCCTTGGCTTTTGTCTCGGCCTGCCAGATATCGTGCAGATGGCCCTTGGCTTTTGCCTGCACGGATTTCGGCATCGCGTTCAGCACGTTCATGGTCTTGTGAACCCAGCACCGCTGTTCCCTCGTCGTGGCGAATGCCTCGCGCAGCGCCGTCCAGAACCCCAGGGCGCCGTCGCCGATGGCAAGCTTGGGATCCTGTTTCAGGCCGCGACGTCTGAGATCGAGCAGTAGCTCGCGCCAGCTTTGCGTGCTTTCGCGAAAGCCGTCGGTCATGGCCAGAAGTTCCTTGCGGCCATATTCGTCGGCCCCGACAACCACCAGAACGCATTGTTTTTCCTCGGCCATTCTCGGTTTGAAATAGACGCCATCCGCCCAGATGTAGAGAAAGCGGCGGTTGCCGAGATCGCGTTTCTGCCAAGCCTCGTAGTCTTTCCACCAGTCAGCCTTCAGCCGCGTGACAGTCTTGGCAGACAGGCCCTTGGCGTTCGGACCCAGCAACGCCTCCAGCGCCTCGGTGAAATCACCCGTGGACACGCCCTTGAGGTATAGCCACGGCAGCAGCTCTTCGACCGATTTCGCTTTGCGAAGATACCGCGGCAGGATGCTGGGCGTGAAGGTGATCTTGTCTTCGCCAGCGCCCCGATCCCGCACGCGCGGCACTTTCACGGGCACTGGCCCAATGCCGGTCATCACCTCGCGTTCGGGTAGGTGACCATGGCGCACCAGGCGTGCCCGCCCGTCCTCCAGCCTTTCTCCGGAAAAAGGCGGCCATGAGCGTCGCCAGTTCGGCGTGGATCGCCTGTTCGATCAACTTGCGTGCGCCATCGCGGAGGACATCCGTGAACGCGTCGGTGCTAAATCCCGATGGATCGGGCAGTTGGGTAATGGTAGTCTCTGACATGTGGCATATCCTTTTCTCAGCAGAGAATCGACGGCGTCTGAACACCGCCATGATATGCCGCCCCTCAGGGCATCACCAACTTTCGCGCGTAACTCCGATGGCGGCAGTCGTCTTTCCTGTTGGTGCATGGCGTGGCGGAGTGGACGTCGCCCTGACTGTTGGCCTGACAATGTTCGTGGTTGTGCTTATCGGCAGCCTCGTCGGTATGTCACTGCCGTTCCTGCTCAACCGGTTGAGGCTTGATCCCGCA encodes:
- a CDS encoding magnesium transporter; the protein is MICRPSGHHQLSRVTPMAAVVFPVGAWRGGVDVALTVGLTMFVVVLIGSLVGMSLPFLLNRLRLDPATASGPLVTTISDGVGVLIYFSIASAVLSL